From the Phycisphaerales bacterium AB-hyl4 genome, the window CAATAAACCACCCCCAACCCAATACAGCCCACGGATATAGCGCAGCGAATCCGTGGGTCATCCCCCCAAAAACTCATGCACCTACTCATCACCGGCGCAACCGGCTTCCTCGGCCAACACGTTGTCCAAACCGCGCTCGCCCGCGGCCACCACGTCCGCGCGCTCATCCGACCCGCCGCTTCCTTCCACCACCCATCCAACACGAACCTCACCCTCGCCCGCCACGATCTCCGCAACCCGCAAGGCCTCGTCGACCATCTCGAAAACATCGACGCCGTGCTCCACCTCGCCGCCGCCAAAGTCGGCAGCTACTACACGCAAATGGCCTCCACCGTCGTCGCCACCGAAAACCTGCTCGCCGCCATGCACGCTGCCGACGTCGATCGACTCGTGCTCATCAGCAGCTTCACCGTCTACGACTACCTCGCCATCCCCAGCCGCAGCGGCAGGGGGGTGCTCGATGAAAACAGCCCACTCGAAAGCGAACCCGCCCGCCGCGACGACTACTGCCGCACCAAGCTCTGGCAGGAACGCCTCGTCCGCGAAGCCGTCGACACCCACAACCTTCGCGCCACCATCCTCCGCCCCGGCGTCGTCTACGCCGAGCCCGAACACCTGTGGACCGACCGCCTCGGCGTCCGCGTCGGCCGTACCTGGTTCGCCATCGGCTCCCGCGCACGCCTCCCGCTCACCCACGCCGACCACTGCGCCCACGCCATCGTCCGCGCCGCCGAGCGTGACGCCGCCGTCGGTCAGACCATCAACCTCGTCGACGACAACCCGCCCACCCAGCGCCGCTACCGCCGCGCCCTTCGCCCCCGCATGCAGCCGCGCATCATCCCCATCAACTGGACGCTCATGCGCGCTTTCGCCTGGTCGCTCGACATGCTCGACCGCCGCCTGTTCCAAGGCGAACTCCGCCTGCCCGCCATCGTCCGCCGCCGCGCGCTCCACGCCCGCTGTCGACCGTTGCAATACCCCAACCGCCGCGCCCGCGATCTGCTCGACTGGCACGCCCCCGCCCGCTGGCAAACCGCCACCGCCCCAACCCTCACCCAACAACCCCCCGAAGCCCACGATGTCCCACCGTGGGCCTCCCCCCTCACCCCCAAAACCGAAACCACCAACGACTAACCCCAACATCACCATGCCACTCGCATACCTCACAGGCGAATACCCCCGTGCCACCGACACCTTCGTCCAGCGCGAAATCGCCCACCTGCGCGCCCTTGGCCGAACCGTCCACACCTTCGCCGCACGTCGGCCCGACCCCCACGAAATCGTCGGCCCCGAGCAGCAGGCCGAGCGCGACAACACCACCTACCTCGTCCCGCCACAACCGATCCACCTCATCACCTCCCACTTCACCATGCTCGCCCGCGCCCCGCGCCGCTACCTCGCCACCCTCCGCCTCGCCTGGCGCACCGCACCGCCCGGCCTGCGCGACACCGTCTATCAACTGCTCTACTTCGCCGAAGCCGCCACCCTCGCCCGTCATCTCCAGCAACGAAAGATTCAGCATCTCCACAATCACTTCGCCAACTCAAGTTGCACCGTGGCCATGCTCGCCGCCGCCCTCGCCGACATTCCCTTCAGCTTCACCATGCACGGCCCGGCGATCTTCTTCGAACCGCGCCGCTGGCGCATCGACGAAAAAATCCGGCGCGCTCGCTTCGTCGCCTGCATCAGCCACTTCTGCCGAAGCCAGGCCATGATCTTCGCCCCCCCCGACACCTGGCCCCGACTGCACATCGTGCACTGCGGCGTCGACCCGCAACAGTTCACACCTGTTCGCCACACCGCCCCCGGCCGCCGTCTGCTCTTCGTCGGCCGACTCGCCGCCGTCAAAGGCATCCCCGTGCTCTTCCACGCCATGCAAGCCATCGTCCGCCGCTGCCCCGACGCACAACTCACCCTCGCAGGCGACGGCCGCGAACGCCCCCAACTCGAACAACACGCCCGCGACCTCGGCCTCACCGCCCACGTGCGCTTCGTCGGCTACCAGTCGCAAGCCAACGTCCGCGACCTCTTGCATCACACCGACGTCTTCGTCCTCCCCAGCTTCGCCGAGGGCGTCCCAGTCGTGCTCATGGAAGCCATGGCCACCGCAGTCCCCGTCGTCGCCACACGCATCGCCGGCGTCGCCGAGCTTGTCGTCGACAACACCGTCGGCTACCTCGTCAACCCCGGCTGCCCCGACACCCTCGCCGACCGCGTCGTCGATCTGCTCACCGATCCCGACAAACGTCAACGCATGGGCGACGCCGGCCGTGCAATCGTCCAGCGCGATTTCAACATCGGCACCGAAGCCACCCGCCTCCACCATCTGTTCAACAACGCCACAGCCGACGTCACCACAACTAAATCGAAGCCCACGGTGTCCCACCGTGGGCCCGCCCCCGCACCACAATGACCCCATCGACTCATCACTACTGCCTCATCACCCCATGCCGCGACGAGTCGGCCTACGCCCGCCGTACGCTCGAAAGCGTCACCCGGCAATCCATCCCCCCAGCCCTCTGGGTCATCGTCGACGACGGTTCCACCGACGCCACCCCCGACATCCTCGCCGACTATGCCAGCCGCTTCGACTACATCCGCATCCTCCGACGCGACGGCTCCACTCAGCGCCGCGTCGGCCCCGGCGTCGTCGACGCCTTCTACGCAGGCCTCGACACCATCAACCTCGACCGCTTCCCCTTCCTCTGCAAGCTCGACCTCGACCTCGACCTCCCGCCACGCTACTTCGAAATCCTCATCGATCGCATGTACGCCAACCCGCGCCTCGGCACGTGCAGCGGCAAGCCCTACTTCCCCGCGCCCACCAACCGCGACAAGTCCTTCGCAGGTCCGCTCATCAGCGAAGCCTGCGGCGACGAAATGTCCGTCGGCATGACCAAGTTCTACCGCACAACCTGCTTCAAGCAGATCAACGGCTTCGTCCGCAGCGTCATGTGGGACGGCATCGACTGTCACCGCTGCCGCATGCTCGGCTGGATCGCTCGCTCGTGGGACGAACCCGACCTCCGCTTCATCCACCTCCGCCCCATGGGCGCCAGCCACCGCGGCATCCTCACCGGTCGAGCACGCCACGGCCAAGGCCAATACTTCATGGGCACCGACCCGCTCTACATGCTCGCCTCCGCCACCTATCGCATGACCCGCCGTCCCTACATCCTCGGCGGCGCAGCCATGCTCGTCGGCTACACCCACGCCATGCTCACCCGCCACCCGCGATACGACGACCCAACCTTCCGTCGCTTCCTCCGCAACTACCAACGCCAATGCCTCATCAAAGGCAAACAAACCGCCACCCAAACCCTCACCCCGCCACCCCAATAAAGCCCACGGATGTAGCGCAGCGAATCCGTGGGTCCGCCCAACCAAAAACCCCAAACCAAAAACAGAAACCCCAAACCCCAACCCCCGCTTCCCCAAGGAGGCCCACCATGATCCGACCCCACACCGACCTGCACCGTTTCGACGATCGCAGCGATCATCGCTTCCACACCGCCGTGCACGACGGTACGTCGACTCCCCCCGACCCCGCCCACCACGGCCAACCCGTCGTCGTTTCCATCGTCATCCCGCTGCTCGACGAAGCGCCCAACGTCGAGCCGCTCTACCTCGAACTCAAAGCCATGATGGACGCTCAATCCATCGGCTATGAAGTCATCTTCGTCGACGACGGCAGCCGTGACGCCACCGCCACCCGCCTCCGCGATATCGCCGGCGGCGACCCGCGCATCACCATCCTCGAACTCACCAAACGCTTCGGGCAAAGCTCCGCCATGGCCGCCGGCTTCGCACGCGCTCGCGGCAGCGTCATCGTCCCCATGGACGGCGACTGCCAGAACGACCCCGCTGACATCCCGCGCCTCGTCGCCAAGCTCGACGAACGCCCCGGCTGGGACATCGTCTCCGGATGGCGAAAAACACGGCAAGACAAACTCCTCAGCCGTCGCCTGCCCTCCATCATCGCGAACCGGCTCATCCGAAAACTCACCTGGACGCCAGAGGTTCACGACTTCGGCTGCTCACTCAAAGCCTATCGACGCGACGTCCTGGAAGACGTTCGACTCTACGGCGAAATGCACCGCTTCCTCCCCGCCATCTGCCGGTGGCGCGGCGCACGCATCGCAGAGCTCGTCGTCAACCACCGCCCACGAACCGCGGGCACAAGCAAGTACGGCCTCAAACGCACTGTCAAAGTCCTGCTCGACCTGCTCACCATCAAATTCCTCGGCGACTACCTCACCAAACCCATCTACTTCTTCGGCAAGGTCGCCGTCGTCTGCATGCTCATCACCATCCTCGCCACCTCACTCGCCGTCATGCAGAAGTTCGGCCACCTCACCGAACACGGCGAACCCGTCATGCTCAACAGCAACGTCTTCCTCCTCTTCGCCATGGTCATGACACTCATGGCCGTCCTCTTCGTCATGATGGGCGTCCTCTCCGAACTGCTTGTCCGCATCTACCACGAATCGCACGGCCTCACCCCCTTCAAAGTCCGCCGCATCACCCATGGCGCCCCCCCAACCACCACACCCCCATCCGATCCATAACCCCCCTCCGAAACTGGCCCCATAAAGCCCACGGATATAGCGCAGCGAATCCGTGGGTTCCCAACCCAGCCCTCACACTCACGACCTCATGCCTTCCCCCATCGCCCACGTCGGCCTCGCCTTCTTCGCGCGCCCCTTCCTCGCGCGACACCCCGCCGCCCACGCGCTCTCGCGCCCGCGACGATGGGCCTTCTACGCGCTCATCAGCTTCGCCCTCATCGCTCCCGACCTCGACTTCGCCCTCGCCTTCATCTTCACCCACCCGCTGCACGACCACGGCACGTACATGCACAGCCTCTTCGCCGCCATCCTCTTCGCACCGCTGTTCGCCTTCATCGCATACCCGCTGCTTCAACGCTCCATCCCCCGCCTCACCCTCGCCCTCGTCGGCTTCGCGGCTTACAGCTCACACCTGCTCCTCGACCTGTTCACCCCCGGCCGAGGCATCATGCTCGCCTGGCCCGTCACCACCGAACGTTTCGCCAGCCCCGTCCCTCTTTTCTTCGGCGCCCACCACTCTCAACTCTGGGCCTTCCACCTTCACCTGATCACGTTGCTCACCGAGTTGATCTTCGTCGCCCTGGTCGGCCTCACCGCCCACTACCTCTCCCCACGCCCTCATCAGCCTCCCAAACAACGACCCACATCGCAGCGCAATAGCGAATTCCCCTCCCTGCCCTCAACCAGAAACCAGAAACCAAAAACCAGAAACCCATAGCCCCCATGCCCCAGGCCCACCAACAACCTCATCCCACATCAACATCAACCACCAGCGCCCCACTTGCGCTCATCGACGCCCACGTTCACCTGCACCCGCGTTTCGACCTGCCCGTCATGTTCGACCATGCCGCCGTCAACATCGCCCGCGCCGCCGCCCGCCTGCACCTGCCGCCACAACCGCTTGGCATCCTCATGCTCACCGAATCGCTCAACGTCGACCGCTTCGCCGAGCTGTCGCGACGCCTCGGCCAACGCCTCGGCCGATGGCATGTCCACCCCCGCGACGAAAACGAATCGCTCCAACTCGTCCGCGACACCGGCCAGCAACTCACCCTCATCGCCGGCCGACAGATCGTCACCCGCGAACGACTCGAAGTCCTTGCGCTGGGCACACGCCGACGCTTCGACGACCACCAGCCCATCGAAGACATCATCCACCAACTCAAACGCACCACCGCTCTCACCGTCATCCCCTGGGGCTTCGGCAAGTGGACCGGCAAACGCGGCCAAACCCTTCGCCAACTTCTCCAGTCGCCGCTCGCCGATGGTCTGTTCCTCGGCGACAACGCCGGCCGACCGCAGCACACCCCCACGCCAAGCCTCTTCCACCTTGCCCGCCAGCACGCCGTCCGCCTCCTCCCCGGCACCGATCCGCTGCCCCTGCCGCGCCAGCAGCACCGCGCCGGCCGCTTCGGCTTCATCCTTCCCATTCCGCCCGACAACACACGTCCTTTCCACACACTCCACCACCTCCTTCACCATCACCTCGCCCAACCACGCATCTTCGGCCGACGCGACGGCTACCTCGCCTTCATCGCCGCCCAACTCGCCCTCCGCCTCCCCAACTTCAAACCCGCAACCTGAAAACCCGCCACCCGAGACCTCGCCATGAAAGCCCTCGTCATCGCACCCCAACCCTTTTTCACGCCACGTGGGACACCGTTCAGCGTCTACTACCGCACCATGGTCATGGCCGAGCAGGGCGTCCACATCGACCTGCTCACCTACGGCCAAGGCCAGGACGTCAACCTCCCCAACCTCCGCATTTACCGCATCCCACGCTTCAACTTCCTCGGCCAACCGCCCATCGGCCCCTCCATGCTCAAAGCCTTCTACGACTTATTCATGATCCTGCGCACCATCACATTGATGATTACTCGACGGTACGACTTCGTCCACGCACACGAAGAAGCCGTCTTCTGGTGCCGATACCTCAAGCCCCTCTTACGCTTCAAGCTCGTCTACGACATGCACTCCAGCCTCCCCCAGCAGCTGACCAACTTCAGCTTCACCCGCTCGCGCCTGCTCATCGCCATCTTCAAACACCTCGAAGACACTGCCCTCCGCCACAGCGACGCCGTCATTACCATCTGCCCCGACCTCGCCACCTATGCCCTCGCTCAGGGCGTTCCCCCCGATGCCCATTTCCTCATCGAAAACTCCATCTTCGACCCCATCCAAACCACTACAAAGCCCACGGATGTAGCGCAGCGAATCCGTGGGACCGACGCGCAAAATGCAACCCCCCCCGCCCCGCGCATCGTCTACGCCGGCACATTCGAAACCTATCAAGGCCTCGACATTCTCCTCGACGCTTTCGCCCGCGTCCGCAACGACCGCCCCGACGCCCAGCTGCTCATCGTCGGCGGCACGCCCCAGCAAGTCGCAGCCTACCGTCAGCACGCCGACACGCTCGGCCTAAACGGCGCCTGCCAATTCACCGGCCAGGTCCCCAAGCACACGGCCCGCGAACTCCTCGATACTGCCGACATCATGGTCTCCCCCCGACGCGAGGGCACGAACACGCCGCTGAAAATCTACGAACAACTCGCCAGCGGCAAGCCCCTCGTCGCCACCAACATCTGGTCCCACACCCAAGTGCTCAACGACGACGTCTGCTTCCTCGTCGATCCCGACGCCACCGCCATGGCGCAAGGCCTGCTCACCGCCCTCAACGACCCCGTCCAATCCCAGCAGCGAGCCCGCGCCGCCCGCCACCTCTACGAAACCGCCTACGCCCGCAGCGCCTACGACCGAAAAATCCAAAACCTCCTCACCCACCTCACCAACAAACAAAGCGATTGAGCCAATAAAGCCCACAGATATAGCGCAGCGAATCCGTGGGTCCCACCCAACACTCAACCACAAACCACAAACCACAAACCAGAAACCACAAACCAGAAACCCCAAGGCCCCCCCATGTGCGGTATCGCAGGCATCGCCCCCTTCACCGCCGACGTGCATCCTGACATGGCCCAACTCCACGCCATGTGTCACGCCATGCACCACCGCGGCCCCGACGACCTCGGCGTCGAAATCCGTGACCGCGTCGCGCTCGGCATGCGCCGACTCAGCATCATCGACCTCGCCACCGGCCAGCAACCCATCACCAACGAAACCAACTCCGTCCGCGTCATCTTCAACGGCGAGATCTACAACTACCCCCAACTCCGCCAAGCCCTCCAATCACAAGGCCACCACTTTAAAACCAACTCCGACACCGAAGTCCTCGTCCATCTTTACGAACAGCACGGCCACAACCTCCCCGAACACCTCAACGGTATGTTCGCCTTCGCCCTCCACGACCACGACCGCCAACGACTTCTCCTCGTCCGCGACCATCTCGGCATCAAACCCCTCTACTACAGCCTCGACCGACACCGCCTCGTCTTCGGCTCGGAAGTCAAAGTCCTGCTCGCCTCCAACCTCATCAAACGTGAACTCGACCTCGACGCCCTCGGCCAACTGCTCGCATGGGAATACATCCCCGCCCCGCAAACCCTCCTCACCACCGTCCGCAAACTCGAGCCCGGCTGTCTGCTCGATGTCGACCTCAACACCGGCCACGCCAAACAGCATCGCTACTGGGACGTCCCCATCCAGCCCGCCGACCGTGCAACACTCTCCAGTCACCACTGGGCCGACGCCGTCGACTGCCACATCGCCCAGGCCGTCCAGCGACAACTCATCAGCGACGTGCCTCTCGGCGCGTTCCTCTCCGGCGGCGTCGACAGCTCACTCGTCGCCGCACACATGGGCGCCCACGCCCAGACCTTCAGCATCGGCTTCAACGACCCGACCTACAACGAACTGGACTGGGCCAAGCGCGTCGCCGACCACCTCAACCTCGATCACGACTACGAAACCATCGCCCCCAACGTCGTCGATCTCTTCGACCGACTTATGCCCAGCATGGACGACCCCATCGGCGACTTCTCCATCTTCCCCACCTACCTCGTCTCACAACACGCCCGCAAGCACGTCACCGTCGCACTCACCGGCGACGGCGGCGACGAACTGTTCGGCGGGTACGAAACCTACCTCGCCCAGGCCAAAGCCAAGCAGTGGCAACGCATCCCCGTCATGCTCCGTAAATCCATCCTCGAACCCACCATCCGCGCCGTACCGCCCAGCCCGCAAAAAAAAGGCCTGCGCAACAAAGCCAAACGATTCGTCGAAGGATTCGAACACGATGACACCCTCGGCCACGCACGCTGGCGACTCTTTGCCGGCTCCGCCACACGACGCAAACTCTTCCAGCCCGATGCCCTTGCCCAACTCACCACGCCGCCCGGCGAACACATCGAACGTCTCATGCAACAGGCCGACGGTGCCGACGAACTCGACAAAGCCCTCTACGTCGACATCAAAAGCTACCTCGCAGACAACTGCCTGGTGAAGATGGACCGCATGTCCATGACCGCCTCCCTCGAAGCCCGCGTGCCGCTACTCGACAAGGACCTTGTCGAGCTCGCCTTTGCCATGCCCTCAAACCTGAAAGTGGCAGGGGGGCAGACCAAGGCCCTGCTCAAGTCCGTCGCCGCCCGCCACGTTCCGCCGCGCTGCGTCTATCGCCCCAAGGAAGGCTTCAGCATTCCCATCAAGCATTGGCTCAAACGCGAGTTTCGTCCGCTCATGGAAGACATGCTCGCCCCCGACCGCATCCGCGAGCAGGGCATCTTTGACGCAAGCACCATCGAACGCCTCAAGCACGAGCATCTCACCGACCGGGCCAACCACAGCCACCTGCTCTGGACCCTCATCGTCTTCCACGACTGGCGTCAACGCTGGCAAGTCTAATTCCAGCCTGACCCCATACAACGTCTCCCCCAAAAAGGCAGTACAGCTTCAACTGTACTGCTCAATCATCATCATGATCACCCATCCAACCGCAAACATCACGAAAATAGCCAGCACCCCATTCGACCTTGCCATCGTCGGCGGCGGCGTCTACGGCATCGCTGTCGCACTCGAAGCCGCACGCCGCGGCCTCCGCCCCATCCTCCTCGAACGCCACGACTTCGCCGGCGCGACAAGCTGGAACTCCCTACGCATCCTCCATGGCGGACTCCGCTACCTCCAGACCCTCGACCTCGCGCGATTCCGCCAATCTGTGAATGAACGCCAGTGGTTCTGCCAACATTTCCCCGAACTGATCAGACCGCTGCCTTGCCTCATGCCCCTCTACAGCCGCGGCCTCAAACGGCCCGCCCCGCTTCACGCCGCGCTTTGGCTCAACGATCAACTCGCCCGCCACCGCAATCACGACGTCCAGCCGCATCTTCATCTACCGGCCAGTCGTCTGCTGTCCGCTGACGAAACGATCAAGTGGTTTCCCCGCGTGGTTCGTCGCGGGCTGCAAGGCGGCGCGCTCTGGTACGACGCCGTCATGGTCAACTCCCAACGCGTGCTCATTGAGATGCTCCGCTGGGCCTGCGCCTGCGGCGCAACCGCACGCAACTACGTCAACGTCAAGCAGGTCATCACCGGTGTGCCCAACCGCCACACCCTTGTCGCCATTGACACCCGCACCGGCCAGCCCATCACGGTCCAGGCCCGCACCGTCATCAACTGCGCCGGCCCCGCCGTCGCCAACCTGCTTGAGCAGACCCTCGACACGCCGCCCGCGTTGTTCACGCCATCGCTCGCCTTCAACCTGTTGCTTGATCGTCCAGCCTTCTCCCGCGCCGCCGTCGCTGTGCAAGCGCCCGCTGTCGGCGCGCCGGTGCACTTCGTCCAACCCTGGCGTGGCCGACTGCTCGCCGGCACGGTGCACGTGCCCTGGCATGCCCGCAACAATTCCCGCCCGCACCCCACGCCCGCGCAGATTGCCGATTTCCTCAACGACCTCAACGCCGCCATCCCCGGCCTCGACCTCACCGCCATCGACGTTCGCCGCGTCTATGCCGGCCTGCTGCCGGCCGCACACCCCGCCGACGCCACCCTCGCCAATCGTCCCGTCATCCACGACCACGCCAACGACCGCCACGCCGCGCCCGGCTTCGTCACCGTCGTCGGCGTCAAGTTCACCACCGCCCGCCACGTCGCCGAGCATGCGCTTCGCTGCGCGTGGGCACACCTTGGCCAACTGCCTGACTATCAACCCCGTACCCAACGCCCGGTGAACCACCCACGCCTCGACCTGACCTGCCCCGAGCAACTGTTCCGGCATGATGACGCGTTCACTCGATACGAGCTGACGCGTATCGTCCGCGAAGAAGCCGTGGCGCACCTGGACGACCTGCTCCTGCGGCGAACTGACTGGGCAAGCGACGCCTCACACGAACACGAGCTCACACAACGCATCAGCGACCTGCTCACCGCCGCCGACTGCCCACTCCCTCGCGCCGCCTCCCAATAAAGCCCAGGGATGGCAATCCCTCGGTCGTCTCCAAAAACCCAAAATCATCCAATGCAACACAACGCACCCCAACCCCCTCGCACCGCCCTTGTCACCGGCGCCACCGGCTTCACTGGCGGCCACCTCGCACGCACCCTCGCCAATCGTGGCTGGTGCGTCCGCGCACTCGTCCGCGACAGCGATCGCGCCGCGCCTCTCCAACGCGACGGCATCGACACCATCGTCGGCAACCTCACTCATCGTGACGACGTCCGCCGCGCCGCCGCGGGCTGCACTCACATCTTCCACATTGCCGCCCTCTATCGCTCCGCCAAGCACCCCGACCGCGTCTACCACGACGTCAACGTCAACGGCACACGCCACGTCCTCGACGCGGCTCGCGAGCACAACGTCGCCCGCACCGTTCACTGCTCAACCGTCGGCGTCCACGGCGACATCGACCAACTCCCCGCCGACGAAAACGCCCCCTTCAAGCCAGGCGACATCTACCAGCAAACCAAGCTCGAAGCCGAGCTGCTCGCACGCGACGCTTTCAACGGCAATCAGCCCGGCTCGATCTTTCGGCCCGTCGGCATCTACGGCCCCGGCGACCTGCGGTTCCTCAAACTCTTCCGCATGATCCACACCGGCCGATTCCGAATGTTCGGCCAGGGCAACATCCACTACCACCTCACCTACATCAACGACCTCGTCGACGGCATCATCCTCTGCGGCACACACCCCGCCGCCCTCGGCCAAACCTACATCCTCGCCGGCCCACGCCACACCACCATCCGCGAACTCGCCGACCACGTCGCCCACGCCGTCGGCCGACCACCCACCAAAGGCTCACTGCCCCTCACGCCTCTCAAGCTCGCCGCCACCGCCTGCGAAATCCTCTGCCGACCTTTCAACATCGAACCGCCGCTGCACCATCGCCGCCTCGACTTCTTCACCAAGTCGCGCGGCTTCAGTGACGCCAAGGCCCGGCGCGAGCTCGGCTACCAACCCAAAGTCGACCTCCCCGAAGGCCTCACCCGCACCGCCGCCTGGTACTTCCAGCACAACTACCTCAAACCCAGCCGTCCCATCCCAATCAAGCCCACGGACGAGCGCAGCGATGCCGGGGGACCATCCAGCAGAACATCAACCACGCCCCCATCAACGACACCATCCGCGCCTTCAACCTATTCCGGACCCTTCCCATGACCGATCAATCCACCACGGCCACCACCACCCGCTCTTCCGACACGCTCGACCATGCGCCGCCGTCCACCAGCGACACAGACACCCACCTGCGCCAGGTCCTCCGCGATCAGCAGACCTCGGCCATGCAAAAATACATGTCGCTCACCGTCGGCTCGGACAGCCTCGCCCGACTGTTCCAATACGAACTGCTCACCACGACGCTCGGCCCCATGCCCGGTGCGATCGGCCTCTTCCTGCGACAAAAACTCTACCGCACCATGTTCGGCCACATCGGCCAAGGCGTCGTCATCGGCAAAAACGTCACCATCCGACACCCGCACCGGATCCACCTCGGCGACCGCGTCATCATCGACGAC encodes:
- a CDS encoding FAD-dependent oxidoreductase; translation: MITHPTANITKIASTPFDLAIVGGGVYGIAVALEAARRGLRPILLERHDFAGATSWNSLRILHGGLRYLQTLDLARFRQSVNERQWFCQHFPELIRPLPCLMPLYSRGLKRPAPLHAALWLNDQLARHRNHDVQPHLHLPASRLLSADETIKWFPRVVRRGLQGGALWYDAVMVNSQRVLIEMLRWACACGATARNYVNVKQVITGVPNRHTLVAIDTRTGQPITVQARTVINCAGPAVANLLEQTLDTPPALFTPSLAFNLLLDRPAFSRAAVAVQAPAVGAPVHFVQPWRGRLLAGTVHVPWHARNNSRPHPTPAQIADFLNDLNAAIPGLDLTAIDVRRVYAGLLPAAHPADATLANRPVIHDHANDRHAAPGFVTVVGVKFTTARHVAEHALRCAWAHLGQLPDYQPRTQRPVNHPRLDLTCPEQLFRHDDAFTRYELTRIVREEAVAHLDDLLLRRTDWASDASHEHELTQRISDLLTAADCPLPRAASQ
- a CDS encoding NAD-dependent epimerase/dehydratase family protein, whose amino-acid sequence is MQHNAPQPPRTALVTGATGFTGGHLARTLANRGWCVRALVRDSDRAAPLQRDGIDTIVGNLTHRDDVRRAAAGCTHIFHIAALYRSAKHPDRVYHDVNVNGTRHVLDAAREHNVARTVHCSTVGVHGDIDQLPADENAPFKPGDIYQQTKLEAELLARDAFNGNQPGSIFRPVGIYGPGDLRFLKLFRMIHTGRFRMFGQGNIHYHLTYINDLVDGIILCGTHPAALGQTYILAGPRHTTIRELADHVAHAVGRPPTKGSLPLTPLKLAATACEILCRPFNIEPPLHHRRLDFFTKSRGFSDAKARRELGYQPKVDLPEGLTRTAAWYFQHNYLKPSRPIPIKPTDERSDAGGPSSRTSTTPPSTTPSAPSTYSGPFP